One Akkermansiaceae bacterium genomic region harbors:
- a CDS encoding FHA domain-containing protein, whose translation MKLVVRSAVVWLLGLGCVMGGFDPLFTSATEDDGKPPKVVFDYKLLPHEAVSKVEVKADGQDVIANLVSYTDDAAKKSAVLFLVDTSDARRGQEMLQVKKLITATLAKARDGRHNIGVYPFTGQLNNAFAPMGSSLKDVAQKVKSLEAGGKNTILYGSVIKAIAELEKVQADRKSLVVISDWQSEDVVWGAKDFTKRATKRLKDLRIVCHSIILVHTSDSELDVAEALTNVMHGQMIKVDKANITIPSSFVAGLYQDLESGGSAQIDLIGREQAKKVELSVEVEDGKKYTFTYDRTEKLNNQQPSAAEKILGDATAKVDALVKEAVEAVGKIDPASTDRLVESKKITDAAMVKVTAAVDQAKKMIADAKLTKEEADKAVSGLDKLADDAKLSFEDLLKGLGEKVPPADEEDDAASAGPDSPASTKADAKRLFGLPMFGVIGVVVAVILAIVIFVLNRKKTQHDDLGDFPISPATDAQFAEVEDVTDPGIPGSVYPKEFEFGNGTAICQTLPAASETVVAQLLFGDGGKYGVFPISKTAVRIGRGSDNDLTFKNDSVSRHHAEILCKRDGKFIVTDLDSGNGVLVNGVEVTQKELRAGDSLEVGEVCFTFSLKS comes from the coding sequence ATGAAGTTGGTTGTTCGCAGTGCCGTAGTCTGGCTTCTCGGGCTTGGTTGTGTGATGGGGGGATTTGACCCGTTGTTCACCTCGGCAACCGAGGATGATGGCAAACCGCCGAAGGTGGTGTTTGACTACAAGCTCCTGCCGCATGAGGCGGTGAGCAAGGTGGAGGTGAAAGCGGACGGGCAGGATGTTATCGCCAATTTGGTTTCTTACACTGATGACGCAGCAAAAAAATCAGCGGTGCTGTTTTTGGTGGATACCAGCGATGCCCGGCGCGGCCAGGAAATGTTGCAGGTTAAAAAACTGATAACGGCGACCTTGGCCAAGGCCAGGGACGGCAGGCACAATATTGGCGTGTATCCATTCACTGGGCAGCTTAATAATGCGTTTGCCCCGATGGGCAGCTCCTTGAAGGATGTGGCCCAAAAAGTAAAGTCGTTGGAGGCCGGTGGGAAAAACACCATTCTTTATGGCAGTGTGATTAAGGCGATTGCGGAGCTGGAGAAGGTGCAGGCGGACAGAAAATCTCTGGTTGTGATCTCTGACTGGCAAAGTGAGGATGTGGTGTGGGGTGCCAAGGACTTTACGAAGCGGGCGACGAAGCGGCTGAAAGATTTGCGTATTGTGTGTCACAGCATTATTTTAGTACACACATCGGATAGTGAGCTGGATGTCGCGGAAGCACTCACTAATGTGATGCACGGACAGATGATCAAGGTGGATAAGGCAAACATCACGATCCCCTCATCCTTTGTCGCGGGGCTTTATCAAGACCTCGAATCCGGTGGATCGGCCCAGATTGATTTGATTGGGCGCGAGCAGGCGAAGAAGGTGGAGCTTTCGGTAGAGGTTGAGGACGGAAAAAAATACACTTTCACGTATGACCGGACTGAGAAGCTCAACAATCAGCAACCGTCCGCTGCTGAAAAAATTCTAGGGGATGCAACAGCGAAGGTGGATGCACTCGTCAAAGAAGCAGTAGAGGCTGTTGGGAAAATAGATCCCGCTTCGACAGATAGGCTGGTCGAGTCAAAAAAAATCACCGATGCAGCCATGGTCAAAGTGACGGCAGCCGTGGACCAGGCAAAGAAAATGATAGCCGATGCCAAGCTTACCAAAGAAGAGGCTGACAAGGCGGTGTCCGGACTCGATAAGCTGGCAGACGATGCGAAGCTCAGCTTTGAAGATCTCTTGAAGGGGCTCGGGGAAAAAGTGCCCCCCGCGGATGAAGAAGACGATGCTGCATCCGCCGGGCCGGACTCACCCGCGTCTACCAAAGCCGATGCCAAGCGTCTGTTCGGCCTCCCCATGTTTGGAGTGATTGGGGTTGTTGTGGCTGTTATCTTGGCAATTGTTATTTTTGTTCTGAACCGTAAGAAAACGCAACATGACGATCTGGGAGATTTTCCGATCAGTCCAGCCACCGACGCACAGTTCGCCGAGGTGGAGGATGTGACGGACCCGGGTATTCCCGGATCGGTGTATCCCAAGGAATTTGAGTTTGGGAATGGCACTGCGATTTGCCAGACACTTCCGGCGGCCAGTGAGACGGTCGTTGCCCAGCTTCTCTTTGGTGACGGTGGAAAGTATGGGGTGTTTCCCATCAGTAAAACAGCAGTTAGGATTGGGCGCGGCAGCGATAACGACCTCACCTTTAAAAACGACAGCGTGTCCCGGCATCATGCGGAAATCCTTTGCAAGAGGGATGGCAAGTTCATCGTCACTGATCTGGATTCAGGGAATGGGGTGTTGGTTAATGGAGTGGAGGTTACCCAGAAAGAGCTTCGCGCTGGTGACTCTTTGGAGGTGGGGGAAGTATGCTTCACTTTTAGCCTGAAATCCTAG